A stretch of Babylonia areolata isolate BAREFJ2019XMU chromosome 23, ASM4173473v1, whole genome shotgun sequence DNA encodes these proteins:
- the LOC143297604 gene encoding protein downstream neighbor of son homolog: MSQDRQQWTKPKDIMRTRSRQKRRSKEAGEQSGADGSKTERSPGNTDALHLMGDAGRKRKNPFDVSSSATRRATESAVTTSPVSADGDSTAGGRTETKVPRLLSALNNASQEAQNAKGKNSKAAVPAKEGQVTSPSMKSPDSGAGEMSSKRRPAPLSSPDPDRGGAGDTAMAQHQEAGDQEADQSREGVPLDWSLKAKLRIVLDTDLLPASRLADDRNAALTRFMLMEPSPHRKAGALSGFVHSRPLHEEGSAADGERMLYYLRQCCHYWVTPSLPGFPAFPRILPPSAFRDHTSLELADKPELQKALHKNWVESFGSVYEQLKTDQCPYFYVCCQQFTALFFVHTAGGRKVSACITPTTRGLRQALLREGVEYTLPYQTAHTTQRTTAAGKKNTGSQGEGDNDDDDEDDEDDDTDITSTDEGASMWLRDVGLDQKCFPTLQPSKVKIQREGYQQVDGRRESLVLCQGREVQALYNFLLNTRQCVAATGPQAGIPPSILAPSHFLGATLKSNQIQHSLAKVSGGSLTDTRHVMEISGPLMPHQLLNISALLQDHPGLMAHLSLNTHQPSVPLNIPHTPPPVLVQGTSSTGHTVPPSATPSPGSGDTNTAFSPSWGPAQGLRSDPRSQQGQGSGTAQHAGGQVTVHSRQRSECDSVDHSHCSCYCALYRGLHPSVRHRLATPTTLPPDTALREIHCQAGVLTWDS; this comes from the exons GAGCAGTCTGGAGCAGACGGTTCCAAGACTGAAAGGTCCCCCGGCAACACGGACGCATTGCATCTGATGGGAGATGCagggaggaaaaggaaaaaccCCTTCGATGTGAGCTCATCGGCGACACGAAGAGCTACAGAATCGGCCGTGACGACGTCTCCAGTGTCAGCAGACGGAGACTCTACTGCAGGCGGAAGGACGGAAACGAAAGTACCCAGGTTACTTTCCGCCCTGAACAACGCAAGTCAG GAAGCACAAAATGCAAAAGGAAAGAACAGTAAAGCAGCTGTACCTGCAAAGGAAGGTCAGGTTACCTCCCCCAGCATGAAGAGTCCAGACAGTGGGGCTGGAGAGATGAGCAGCAAGAGGAGACCAGCGCCCCTGTCCTCACCTGACCCTGacagagggggtgcaggggacACCGCCATGGCTCAGCACCAGGAAGCTGGGGACCAGGAAGCTGACCag AGCAGGGAGGGGGTTCCCTTGGACTGGAGCCTGAAGGCCAAGCTGAGGATTGTGTTGGACACGGACCTGCTGCCTGCCTCCCGCCTGGCTGACGACCGCAACGCGGCGCTGACCCGCTTCATGCTGATGGAGCCGTCCCCTCACCGCAAAGCGGGGGCCCTGTCAGGGTTTGTGCACAGCCGGCCTCTG catgagGAAGGCAGTGCAGCAGATGGGGAACGGATGCTGTATTACCTGCGGCAGTGCTGTCATTACTGGGTCACCCCTTCCCTGCCCGGCTTCCCCGCCTTCCCCCGCATCCTCCCCCCATCCGCCTTCAG GGACCACACCTCTCTAGAGCTGGCTGACAAACCAGAGCTACAGAAGGCACTGCACAAGAACTG ggtggagaGTTTTGGGTCGGTGTATGAGCAGCTGAAGACGGACCAGTGTCCATACTTCTACGTGTGCTGCCAGCAGTTCACGGCGTTGTTCTTTGTGCACACTGCAGGGGGCAGGAAGGTGTCTGCCTGTATCACTCCCACCACCAGGGGTCTCCGGCAGGCACTGCTGCGTGAAG GGGTGGAGTACACCTTGCCCTATCAGACCGCCCACACCACACAGCGCACCACTGCTGCCGGGAAGAAAAACACTGGCAG CCAAGGTGAGggtgacaacgacgatgatgacgaggatgatgaagatgatgacacggACATCACATCGACAGATGAAGGTGCATCGATGTGGCTGCGTGATGTGGGGCTGGATCAGAAGTGCTTCCCCACGCTACAGCCCAGCAAGGTCAAGAT CCAGCGTGAGGGGTACCAGCAGGTGGACGGTCGCAGGGAGTCCCTGGTGCTGTGTCAGGGGCGGGAGGTTCAAGCCCTCTACAACTTCCTCCTCAACACGCGTCAGTGTGTGGCGGCCACGGGGCCACAGGCCGgcatccccccctccatcctcgcCCCCTCCCACTTCCTGGGAGCAACGCTGAAGAGCAACCAG atcCAGCACTCCCTGGCCAAAGTGTCTGGGGGGTCCTTGACGGACACCAGGCATGTGATGGAGATCTCAGGCCCCCTGATGCCGCACCAGCTGCTGAACATCAGTGCCTTGCTGCAGGACCACCCGGGCCTGATGGCCCACCTGTCCCTCAACACCCACCAGCCCTCAGTGCCCCTCAACATTCCACACACTCCGCCCCCAGTCCTCGTTCAGGGCACGTCAAGCACCGGCCACACCGTACCTCCCTCAGCCACACCGTCGCCAGGTTCTGGGGACACCAACACCGCTTTCTCCCCAAGCTGGGGCCCCGCACAGGGGTTGAGGTCTGACCCCCGCAGTCAGCAAGGTCAGGGgtcaggcacagcacagcacgctgGGGGTCAGGTCACAGTTCACAGCAGACAGAGGTCAGAGTGTGACTCTGTGGACCACAGCCACTGCAGCTGTTACTGTGCTTTATACCGTGGCCTTCACCCCAGTGTGCGTCATCGTCTggccacacccaccaccctgcccccagaCACTGCCCTCAGGGAAATCCACTGTCAGGCCGGTGTGCTCACATGGGACAGCTGA